Proteins from a single region of Pseudomonas phenolilytica:
- a CDS encoding S1 family peptidase yields the protein MITTNVIQRTFHIRVDDSIGTCFTIDVADKQYIITAKHVVSGISGTQKISMFHGDQWKDIDVTLVGHCDGEIDISVLATNVLLSPNYPLPATMEGIVYGQDVYFLGFPYGMTGAIGEMNRDFPLPFVKQAILSCMYTTPTGNQLLFLDGHNNPGFSGGPVVFKEQNRHDFKVAGVISGYRYNEEPIYQGAQQLPLAYRYNTGIIITYGIRHAVELIEANPVGLSLNA from the coding sequence ACATTTCATATTCGCGTCGACGATTCCATCGGTACATGCTTTACAATTGATGTTGCCGATAAGCAGTACATCATTACTGCAAAACATGTGGTTTCTGGAATTTCTGGCACTCAAAAAATATCTATGTTTCACGGCGACCAATGGAAAGATATAGATGTGACATTGGTTGGTCATTGTGATGGTGAAATAGATATCTCTGTACTCGCTACAAATGTGCTCCTATCTCCTAACTATCCGCTTCCAGCCACCATGGAAGGCATTGTTTATGGACAAGACGTTTACTTTCTTGGCTTTCCCTATGGTATGACAGGGGCTATAGGAGAAATGAATCGTGATTTTCCCCTTCCTTTCGTAAAGCAAGCTATTTTGTCTTGCATGTATACCACGCCCACTGGTAATCAATTACTGTTTCTTGACGGGCACAATAACCCGGGATTTTCGGGCGGCCCGGTAGTTTTTAAAGAGCAAAATAGACATGACTTCAAGGTGGCCGGGGTAATTTCAGGTTATAGGTACAATGAAGAGCCTATCTATCAGGGTGCTCAGCAATTGCCACTGGCGTATAGATATAACACTGGAATTATTATTACCTACGGTATCCGACATGCAGTTGAATTGATTGAGGCCAATCCAGTCGGGCTCAGCCTTAATGCATAA
- a CDS encoding DUF4145 domain-containing protein, giving the protein MLLSKFLINRGPHLSEWGLFAMGSLNFPFEQTGDDYLKSAERDLQHEDNAGNINALTNAKRAIDCQLEALISKFGLPKKKNFPERICQLQRIGLVAPRILQKVNKTRNFLEHEFKVPERAEAEDAVDIATLFVKVTNSIFYDFYGQAEFHEPGIYSEQPSGSILRLDWKESLSGFKTHFGNAADQLHTELVEPSSEHHTGLIQLFIALRTTLDDPIELFRSLVLKSKSTNVSASTLGQCLVTGSNRSLRSLGRAKSRPLTKC; this is encoded by the coding sequence ATGCTGCTCAGTAAATTTCTGATTAATCGCGGACCACATCTATCGGAATGGGGTTTATTTGCTATGGGGTCGCTCAATTTTCCATTTGAGCAAACTGGCGATGATTATCTAAAGTCAGCCGAGAGAGACCTTCAACACGAAGATAACGCTGGAAATATCAACGCCCTCACGAACGCGAAGCGTGCAATAGATTGTCAGTTAGAGGCACTTATCTCCAAATTCGGTCTCCCGAAGAAGAAGAATTTTCCTGAAAGAATCTGCCAACTTCAACGAATTGGCCTAGTTGCACCTCGGATACTGCAAAAGGTGAATAAAACTAGAAATTTCTTGGAGCACGAATTCAAAGTTCCCGAACGCGCTGAAGCTGAAGACGCTGTTGATATAGCTACGCTATTTGTCAAGGTAACCAATAGCATCTTCTACGACTTCTACGGGCAGGCCGAATTTCATGAGCCGGGCATCTACAGCGAGCAACCTTCTGGCTCTATTTTGCGCCTCGATTGGAAAGAAAGTCTTTCCGGCTTTAAGACACACTTTGGAAATGCAGCTGACCAACTACACACAGAACTTGTGGAGCCGTCATCCGAACATCATACTGGCTTAATTCAACTCTTCATTGCCCTTCGAACAACTCTAGACGATCCGATCGAACTGTTTCGTTCTCTTGTCCTAAAGAGCAAATCAACAAATGTTTCGGCATCAACGCTGGGCCAATGCCTAGTAACTGGTTCAAACCGTTCGCTTCGCTCACTGGGACGGGCTAAATCCCGCCCCTTAACCAAATGTTAG
- a CDS encoding YfbU family protein encodes MKITDGEKLIILMLSELYEKLEVRGEIDPDFIRSAVFSNNTWSIPWKYAGIPFDEQDTPEIVKEVLNILDMWSFIERSYDDLTDDEKAFVEAEATPFGKDPKFRGFDGNNEAEYMGTASFLVNELDRFSEFKQRYFNSHCPMVEAYNRMLSVYDPIIKKQHYQSLSAQSLVSILKELIHPENRGRA; translated from the coding sequence ATGAAAATCACAGACGGCGAGAAACTAATAATTTTGATGCTGAGTGAGCTATACGAGAAGTTGGAAGTCAGAGGTGAAATTGATCCCGACTTCATACGGTCCGCAGTTTTCAGCAATAACACATGGAGTATTCCATGGAAGTACGCCGGCATCCCCTTCGACGAACAAGACACGCCTGAAATCGTAAAGGAAGTATTGAATATACTTGATATGTGGAGCTTTATCGAAAGAAGTTACGACGACCTTACAGACGATGAAAAAGCTTTTGTTGAAGCAGAGGCAACTCCTTTCGGAAAAGACCCCAAATTTCGGGGCTTCGATGGAAACAATGAAGCAGAGTACATGGGAACAGCCTCTTTCCTCGTTAACGAATTGGATAGGTTCTCAGAGTTCAAACAAAGATACTTTAACTCGCACTGCCCTATGGTCGAAGCGTACAACCGAATGCTTTCTGTATACGACCCAATCATTAAAAAACAGCACTACCAATCACTTTCCGCACAAAGTCTTGTCAGCATTTTGAAAGAGTTAATCCATCCTGAAAACCGGGGCAGAGCCTAA
- the yghU gene encoding glutathione-dependent disulfide-bond oxidoreductase yields the protein MPDTPYVPPKVWTHDAPSGGQFANINAPTAGARVERALPVGKHPLQLYSLATPNGVKVNIMLEELLASGHAGAEYDAWPIRIADGDQFGSGFVEVNPNSKIPALVDHSAEGGPLRVFESGSILLYLAEKFGAFLPRELRARTETLNWLFWQMGSAPFLGGGFGHFYAYAPEKYEYPINRYAMEAKRQLDVLDRQLAEHRYVAGDDYSIADMAIWPWYGVLALGELYGAGEFLSVQDYQHVQRWAAEIAERPAVIRGRKVNRTWGEEAEQAPERHSAADLD from the coding sequence ATGCCTGATACCCCTTACGTCCCACCGAAGGTCTGGACCCACGACGCCCCCTCCGGCGGCCAGTTCGCCAACATCAACGCCCCCACCGCCGGCGCGCGGGTCGAGCGGGCGCTGCCGGTGGGCAAGCACCCGCTGCAGCTCTATTCGCTGGCCACGCCCAACGGCGTGAAGGTCAACATCATGCTCGAGGAACTGCTCGCCAGCGGCCATGCCGGCGCGGAATACGACGCCTGGCCGATCCGCATCGCCGATGGCGACCAGTTCGGCAGCGGCTTCGTCGAGGTCAACCCGAATTCCAAGATCCCCGCGCTGGTCGATCACAGCGCCGAAGGCGGGCCGCTGCGGGTGTTCGAGTCGGGCTCGATCCTGCTGTATCTCGCGGAGAAGTTCGGCGCCTTCCTGCCCAGGGAACTGCGCGCACGCACCGAGACGCTGAATTGGCTGTTCTGGCAGATGGGCTCGGCGCCCTTTCTCGGCGGCGGCTTCGGCCACTTCTACGCCTATGCGCCGGAGAAGTACGAATACCCGATCAACCGCTACGCGATGGAAGCCAAGCGCCAGCTCGACGTGCTCGACCGCCAGCTGGCCGAGCACCGCTACGTCGCCGGTGACGACTACAGCATCGCCGACATGGCGATCTGGCCCTGGTACGGCGTGCTGGCGCTGGGTGAGCTGTACGGCGCCGGCGAATTCCTCTCGGTGCAGGACTATCAACACGTGCAACGCTGGGCCGCCGAGATCGCCGAACGCCCCGCCGTGATCCGCGGGCGCAAGGTCAACCGCACCTGGGGCGAGGAAGCCGAACAGGCCCCCGAACGCCACAGCGCCGCCGATCTCGACTGA
- the trpA gene encoding tryptophan synthase subunit alpha: MSRLQSRFAELKEQNRAALVTFVTAGDPDYATSLAILKGLPDAGADVIELGMPFTDPMADGPAIQLANIRALAAKQNLPKTLQMVREFRETNASTPLVLMGYYNPIFAYGVERFVADAKEAGVDGLIVVDLPPEHNDELCDPAQAAGIDFIRLTTPTTDDQRLPTVLNGSSGFVYYVSVAGVTGAGSATLEHVEEAVARLKRHTALPVCVGFGIRTPEQAAAIARLTEGVVVGSALIDQIASAKSPEQAVEGVLGLCRELSAGVRNARG; the protein is encoded by the coding sequence ATGAGCCGCCTGCAGAGCCGCTTTGCCGAGCTGAAAGAACAGAACCGCGCGGCGCTGGTGACCTTCGTCACCGCCGGCGACCCGGACTACGCCACCTCGCTGGCGATCCTCAAGGGCCTGCCGGACGCCGGCGCCGACGTCATCGAGCTGGGCATGCCGTTCACCGACCCGATGGCCGACGGTCCGGCGATCCAGCTGGCCAACATCCGCGCCCTGGCGGCCAAGCAGAACCTGCCGAAGACGCTGCAGATGGTCCGCGAATTCCGCGAAACCAACGCCAGCACCCCGCTGGTGCTGATGGGCTACTACAACCCGATCTTCGCCTATGGCGTCGAGCGCTTCGTCGCCGATGCGAAAGAGGCCGGCGTCGATGGCCTGATCGTCGTCGACCTGCCGCCGGAGCATAACGACGAACTTTGCGACCCGGCCCAGGCCGCGGGAATCGACTTCATCCGCCTGACCACCCCGACCACCGACGACCAGCGCCTGCCCACCGTGCTCAACGGCAGCTCGGGCTTCGTCTACTACGTCTCGGTGGCCGGCGTGACCGGCGCCGGTTCCGCCACCCTGGAACACGTCGAGGAAGCGGTGGCGCGTCTCAAGCGGCATACCGCCCTGCCTGTGTGCGTCGGCTTCGGCATCCGTACGCCGGAACAGGCCGCGGCCATCGCCCGGCTGACCGAGGGCGTGGTAGTCGGCTCGGCGCTGATCGACCAGATCGCCAGTGCCAAGAGTCCGGAACAGGCGGTGGAAGGCGTGCTCGGCCTGTGTCGCGAACTCAGCGCCGGCGTGCGCAACGCGCGCGGCTAA
- a CDS encoding ABC transporter ATP-binding protein: protein MLFRRFENLIDVFKPSPDVAPPAGMLRFYAHYLKQVWPLMTAVLVVGFFAALIEVALFSFLGQLIDMAQTTDDARTFFAEHRNALLWMAAVALVIRPLVFGLHNLLTHQAINPGLTNLIRWQNHRYVLKQSLNFFQNDFAGRIAQRVMQTGPSLRDSAMQVIDALWHVVVYAGSALYLFAAADLRLIVPLLLWIVGYSAALWYFVPRIRARSAAASAARSKVMGRVVDGYSNVATLKLFAHSREEESYAREAMQELLGKFRLQSRVITSLDFLITCMNGLLIVGTGALALWLWSEALITTGAIALALGLVIRINNMAEWIMWVVNGIFENVGTVQDGMKSIVRPRDVLDPEDARPLQVEQGGVRFEDVHFHYGKQGGVISGLTIDIRPGEKIGLVGPSGAGKSTLVNLLLRLYDLESGRILIDGQNVAEVSQESLRANIGVVTQDTALLHRSIRDNLRYGKPDATEDELWAAARKARADAFIETLDDSQGGKGFEAMVGERGVKLSGGQRQRIAIARVLLKDAPILVLDEATSALDSEVEAAIQESLDTLMEGKTVIAIAHRLSTIARMDRLVVIDKGQVIETGTHAELIARGGLYARLWQHQTGGFVGVD, encoded by the coding sequence ATGCTGTTCCGCCGTTTCGAAAACCTGATCGATGTCTTCAAGCCCAGCCCGGACGTTGCACCGCCGGCCGGGATGCTGCGTTTCTATGCCCATTACCTGAAGCAGGTCTGGCCGTTGATGACCGCCGTGCTGGTGGTCGGCTTTTTCGCGGCGCTGATCGAGGTGGCGTTGTTCAGTTTTCTCGGCCAACTGATCGACATGGCCCAGACGACTGATGACGCGCGGACCTTCTTTGCCGAGCACCGCAACGCGCTGCTGTGGATGGCGGCGGTGGCGCTGGTCATCCGGCCCCTGGTATTCGGCCTGCACAACCTGCTGACGCATCAGGCGATCAACCCGGGGCTGACCAATCTGATCCGCTGGCAGAACCATCGCTACGTGCTCAAGCAGAGCCTGAACTTCTTCCAGAACGACTTCGCCGGGCGCATCGCCCAGCGCGTGATGCAGACCGGGCCGTCGCTGCGCGATTCGGCCATGCAGGTGATCGACGCGCTCTGGCATGTGGTGGTCTATGCCGGCAGCGCGCTGTATCTGTTCGCCGCCGCCGACCTGCGCCTGATCGTGCCCTTGTTGCTGTGGATCGTCGGCTACAGCGCCGCGCTCTGGTACTTCGTGCCGCGTATCCGCGCGCGTTCGGCGGCGGCGTCCGCGGCGCGTTCGAAGGTGATGGGGCGGGTGGTGGACGGCTACAGCAACGTCGCCACGCTCAAGCTGTTCGCCCACTCGCGCGAGGAGGAGAGCTACGCCCGCGAGGCGATGCAGGAGCTGCTCGGCAAATTCCGCCTGCAGTCGCGGGTGATCACCAGCCTGGATTTCCTCATCACCTGCATGAACGGCCTGTTGATCGTCGGCACCGGCGCGCTGGCGCTGTGGCTGTGGAGCGAGGCGCTGATCACCACAGGCGCAATCGCCCTGGCACTGGGCCTGGTGATCCGCATCAACAACATGGCCGAGTGGATCATGTGGGTGGTCAACGGCATCTTCGAGAACGTCGGCACCGTGCAGGACGGCATGAAGAGCATCGTCCGACCGCGCGATGTGCTCGACCCCGAGGACGCCAGGCCGCTGCAGGTGGAGCAGGGCGGCGTGCGCTTCGAGGATGTGCATTTCCACTACGGCAAGCAGGGCGGGGTGATTAGCGGGCTGACCATCGACATTCGTCCGGGCGAGAAGATCGGCCTGGTCGGGCCGTCGGGTGCGGGCAAGTCGACGCTGGTCAACCTGCTGCTGCGCCTCTATGACCTGGAGAGCGGGCGCATCCTGATCGACGGGCAGAACGTCGCCGAGGTCAGCCAGGAAAGCCTGCGCGCCAATATCGGCGTGGTCACCCAGGACACGGCGCTGCTGCACCGCTCCATCCGCGACAACCTGCGCTACGGCAAGCCCGACGCCACGGAAGACGAACTCTGGGCCGCGGCGCGCAAGGCCCGTGCGGACGCGTTCATAGAGACCCTGGACGACAGCCAGGGCGGCAAGGGCTTCGAGGCGATGGTCGGCGAGCGCGGCGTGAAGCTCTCCGGCGGGCAACGGCAGCGCATCGCCATCGCCCGGGTGCTGCTCAAGGACGCGCCGATCCTGGTGCTCGACGAAGCCACCTCGGCGCTGGATTCGGAGGTCGAGGCGGCGATTCAGGAGAGCCTGGATACCCTGATGGAAGGCAAGACGGTGATCGCCATCGCCCACCGGCTGTCGACCATCGCGCGCATGGATCGGCTGGTGGTGATCGACAAAGGCCAGGTGATCGAGACCGGCACCCACGCCGAGCTGATCGCCCGCGGTGGCCTCTATGCGCGGCTGTGGCAGCATCAGACCGGTGGGTTTGTCGGGGTGGATTGA
- a CDS encoding GNAT family N-acetyltransferase, which produces MTDKPASVRHDAAQQRYELLVEGQPLGFAAYSEQGGRMVFTHTEVDPSLSGQGLGSVLAKGALDDARRRGKRVVPQCEFIARYVERHEEWQDLVDPA; this is translated from the coding sequence ATGACCGATAAACCAGCCAGCGTCCGCCACGATGCCGCGCAGCAGCGCTATGAGTTGCTGGTCGAGGGCCAGCCACTCGGCTTCGCCGCGTATAGCGAGCAGGGCGGCAGAATGGTGTTCACCCATACCGAGGTCGACCCCAGCCTGTCCGGGCAGGGCTTGGGCAGCGTGCTGGCCAAGGGCGCGCTGGACGATGCACGGCGTCGCGGCAAGCGCGTGGTGCCGCAGTGCGAGTTCATCGCCAGGTACGTCGAGCGCCACGAGGAATGGCAGGATCTGGTAGACCCTGCCTGA